From Pseudomonas hefeiensis, one genomic window encodes:
- the recG gene encoding ATP-dependent DNA helicase RecG, whose amino-acid sequence MTELSKVPVTALKGVGEAMAEKLAKVGLENLQDVLFHLPLRYQDRTRVVPIGHLRPGQDAVIEGTVSGADVVMGRRRSLVVRLQDGTGGLSLRFYHFSNAQKEGLKRGTRVRCYGEARPGASGLEIYHPEYRAITGDEPPPVDETLTPVYPLTEGLTQQRLRQLCQQTLTLLGPSSLPDWLPNELARDYQLAPLADAIRYLHHPPADADVDELALGHHWAQHRLAFEELLTHQLSQQRLRESLRSLRAPAMPKAKDLPARYLANLGFKPTGAQQRVGNEIAYDLSQPEPMLRLIQGDVGAGKTVVAALAALQALEAGYQVALMAPTEILAEQHFITFQRWLEPLGIEVAWLAGKLKGKNRAAALAQIAAGAPMVVGTHALFQDEVQFKNLALVIIDEQHRFGVQQRLALRQKGVGGRMCPHQLIMTATPIPRTLAMSAYADLDTSVLDELPPGRTPVNTVLVTDTRRVEVIERVRGACAEGRQAYWVCTLIEESEELTCQAAETTYEDLTTALGELKVGLIHGRMKPAEKAAVMAEFKAGALQLLVATTVIEVGVDVPNASLMIIENPERLGLAQLHQLRGRVGRGSAASHCVLLYHPPLSQIGRQRLGIMRETNDGFVIAEKDLELRGPGEMLGTRQTGLLQFKVADLMRDADLLPAVRDAAQALLERWPEHVSPLLDRWLRHGQQYGQV is encoded by the coding sequence ATGACTGAGCTGTCGAAAGTGCCGGTCACGGCACTCAAGGGTGTCGGTGAAGCCATGGCCGAGAAGCTGGCCAAGGTCGGCCTGGAAAACCTTCAGGACGTGCTGTTTCACCTGCCGCTGCGTTATCAGGACCGCACCCGCGTCGTGCCCATCGGTCATTTGCGGCCGGGGCAGGACGCCGTGATCGAAGGCACCGTCAGCGGCGCCGACGTGGTCATGGGCCGGCGCCGTAGCCTGGTGGTGCGCCTGCAGGACGGCACCGGCGGGCTGAGCCTGCGCTTCTATCACTTCAGCAATGCGCAAAAGGAAGGCCTCAAGCGTGGCACCCGCGTGCGCTGCTACGGTGAAGCGCGGCCCGGTGCGTCCGGGCTGGAGATCTATCACCCGGAGTACCGCGCCATCACCGGCGACGAGCCGCCGCCGGTGGATGAAACCCTGACCCCGGTCTACCCGCTCACCGAAGGCCTGACCCAACAGCGCCTGCGCCAGCTCTGCCAACAAACCCTGACCCTGCTCGGCCCCAGTAGCCTGCCCGACTGGCTGCCCAACGAACTGGCCCGGGATTATCAACTGGCGCCACTGGCTGATGCGATTCGTTACCTGCACCATCCGCCGGCCGATGCCGATGTCGACGAACTCGCCCTTGGTCATCATTGGGCCCAGCACCGGCTGGCCTTTGAAGAGTTGCTGACCCATCAACTGTCCCAGCAACGTCTGCGCGAAAGCCTGCGTTCCCTGCGGGCCCCGGCCATGCCCAAGGCCAAGGACTTACCGGCCCGCTACCTGGCCAACCTCGGCTTTAAACCTACGGGGGCCCAGCAACGGGTCGGCAACGAAATCGCCTACGATCTGAGCCAGCCCGAGCCGATGCTGCGGTTGATCCAGGGTGATGTCGGCGCCGGCAAGACCGTGGTTGCCGCCCTCGCCGCGCTGCAGGCCCTGGAAGCCGGTTATCAAGTGGCGTTGATGGCGCCTACCGAAATTCTTGCCGAACAGCATTTCATCACCTTCCAGCGCTGGCTCGAACCGCTGGGAATCGAAGTCGCCTGGCTGGCCGGCAAGCTTAAAGGCAAGAATCGCGCAGCAGCCCTGGCGCAAATCGCGGCTGGCGCGCCGATGGTGGTCGGCACCCATGCCTTGTTCCAGGACGAAGTGCAGTTCAAGAACCTGGCGCTGGTGATCATCGACGAACAGCACCGCTTCGGCGTGCAGCAGCGCCTGGCCTTGCGGCAGAAAGGCGTGGGCGGGCGGATGTGCCCTCACCAATTGATCATGACCGCCACGCCGATTCCGCGGACCCTGGCCATGAGTGCCTACGCCGACCTCGACACCTCGGTCCTCGACGAATTGCCTCCCGGGCGCACGCCGGTCAATACCGTGCTGGTTACCGACACCCGGCGCGTTGAAGTGATCGAGCGCGTACGCGGTGCCTGCGCCGAAGGGCGACAGGCCTATTGGGTGTGCACGCTGATTGAAGAGTCCGAAGAGCTCACCTGTCAGGCTGCCGAAACCACCTATGAAGACCTCACCACCGCCCTCGGCGAACTCAAGGTCGGGCTGATCCACGGGCGCATGAAGCCCGCCGAGAAAGCGGCCGTGATGGCCGAATTCAAGGCCGGGGCGCTGCAATTGCTGGTGGCCACCACGGTGATTGAGGTCGGGGTCGATGTACCCAATGCCAGCTTGATGATCATCGAGAACCCCGAACGCCTGGGCCTGGCGCAGTTGCACCAGCTACGCGGCCGGGTCGGTCGGGGCAGTGCCGCCAGCCATTGCGTCTTGCTGTATCACCCGCCGCTGTCGCAGATTGGTCGCCAGCGTCTGGGCATCATGCGCGAAACCAACGACGGGTTCGTCATCGCCGAAAAAGACCTGGAGCTGCGCGGGCCCGGTGAAATGCTCGGCACACGCCAGACCGGCCTGCTTCAATTCAAGGTAGCCGACCTGATGCGCGACGCCGATCTGCTCCCCGCCGTACGCGACGCCGCCCAGGCGTTGCTGGAACGCTGGCCGGAGCATGTCAGCCCGCTACTGGATCGCTGGTTGCGTCATGGGCAGCAATACGGCCAAGTGTGA
- a CDS encoding aminoacyl-tRNA deacylase and HDOD domain-containing protein yields the protein MTEAALVPETPHAPSVIRLLLEKLGIGFDEVIERPGLNPARKVQAVLLHDAVGALMVLFPQSQLLDLNRLAELTGRKLTAVPTDRLERMLGKHNLSLLPGLPALTSSPCLYEESLLREPKLLINSGEPGLLLEVTSEAFKTMLTKASAATFGEAVSNITPNLDRPHDDRAEITQAVQAFTARRIQQRLEETIEIPPLAETAQKIIKLRVDPDATIDDITGVVETDPALAAQVVSWAASPYYASPGKIRSVEDAIVRVLGFDLVINLALGLALGKTLSLPKDHPQHTTPYWHQSIYTAAVIEGLTRAMPRAQRPEGGLTYLSGLLHNFGYLLLAHVFPPHFSLICRHLEVNPHLCHSYVEQHLLGISREQIGSWLMRYWDMPDELATALRFQHDPHYDGEYAAYPNLVCLAVRLLRARGIGSGPDEEIPDALLERVGLSRDKANEVVSKVLEAEVLLRELASQFSHG from the coding sequence ATGACAGAAGCTGCCCTCGTCCCCGAAACCCCGCACGCTCCGTCTGTTATTCGGCTGTTGCTCGAGAAACTGGGCATCGGCTTTGACGAAGTAATCGAACGACCGGGCCTGAACCCCGCCCGTAAAGTGCAGGCCGTTCTGTTACACGATGCCGTTGGCGCCCTCATGGTGCTGTTCCCGCAAAGCCAACTGCTGGACCTCAACCGCTTGGCCGAACTCACCGGTCGCAAACTCACGGCGGTGCCTACTGACCGTCTGGAGCGCATGCTCGGCAAGCACAACCTGAGCCTGCTGCCCGGTCTGCCGGCGCTGACCAGCTCCCCTTGCCTGTATGAAGAAAGCCTGCTGCGCGAGCCGAAGCTGCTGATCAACTCAGGCGAACCGGGGCTGCTGCTGGAAGTGACCAGCGAGGCCTTCAAGACCATGCTCACCAAGGCCAGCGCCGCGACGTTCGGCGAAGCCGTGAGCAACATCACCCCGAACCTGGACCGTCCGCACGACGACCGCGCGGAAATCACCCAGGCTGTGCAGGCGTTCACCGCCCGGCGCATCCAGCAACGGCTGGAAGAAACCATCGAAATTCCGCCACTGGCCGAAACGGCGCAAAAGATCATCAAGCTGCGGGTCGACCCGGACGCCACCATCGATGACATCACCGGCGTCGTGGAAACCGACCCGGCCCTGGCCGCGCAAGTGGTGAGCTGGGCCGCCTCGCCGTACTACGCCTCGCCCGGCAAGATCCGTTCGGTGGAAGACGCCATCGTCCGGGTACTGGGCTTCGACCTGGTGATCAACCTGGCACTGGGCCTAGCCTTGGGCAAAACCCTGAGCCTGCCCAAGGACCACCCGCAACACACCACGCCGTACTGGCATCAGTCGATCTACACCGCCGCCGTCATCGAGGGCCTGACCCGCGCCATGCCGCGCGCCCAGCGTCCTGAAGGCGGCCTGACCTACCTGTCCGGCCTGCTGCACAACTTCGGTTACCTGTTGCTGGCCCATGTCTTCCCGCCGCACTTCTCGTTAATCTGCCGGCACCTGGAGGTCAACCCGCACCTGTGCCACAGCTACGTGGAACAGCACCTCTTGGGCATCAGTCGCGAGCAGATCGGTTCATGGCTGATGCGCTACTGGGACATGCCCGACGAGCTGGCCACCGCCCTGCGCTTCCAGCACGACCCGCACTACGACGGCGAATACGCCGCCTACCCGAACCTGGTATGCCTGGCCGTGCGCCTGCTGCGCGCCCGGGGCATCGGCTCGGGTCCCGATGAGGAAATCCCCGACGCCCTGCTCGAACGCGTCGGCCTGAGTCGCGACAAAGCCAATGAAGTGGTGAGCAAAGTGCTGGAGGCTGAGGTGTTGTTGCGCGAACTGGCTTCGCAGTTCAGCCATGGTTGA
- a CDS encoding hydrogen peroxide-inducible genes activator: MTLTELRYIVTLAQEQHFGHAAERCHVSQPTLSVGVKKLEDELGVLIFERSKSAVRLTPVGEGIVAQAQKVLEQAQGIRELAQAGKNQLTAPLKVGAIYTVGPYLFPHLIPQLHRVAPQMPLYIEENFTHVLRDKLRNGELDAIIIALPFNEADVLTLPLYDEPFYVLMPAQHPWTQKKSIDAALLNDKSLLLLGEGHCFRDQVLEACPTLTKGSEGAKHTTVESSSLETIRHMVASGLGISILPLSAVDSHHYAPGVIEVRPLTPPVPFRTVAIAWRASFPRPKAIEILADSIRLCSVAKPPTAK, translated from the coding sequence ATGACCCTCACAGAATTACGCTACATCGTCACCCTCGCCCAGGAGCAGCATTTCGGTCATGCGGCCGAGCGTTGCCATGTCAGCCAGCCGACGCTGTCGGTGGGCGTGAAAAAGCTTGAAGACGAGCTCGGTGTGCTGATTTTCGAGCGCAGCAAAAGCGCCGTGCGCCTGACCCCGGTGGGCGAAGGTATCGTTGCCCAGGCGCAAAAAGTCCTGGAACAGGCCCAGGGCATCCGTGAACTGGCCCAGGCCGGCAAAAACCAGCTGACCGCGCCGCTGAAAGTCGGTGCCATCTACACCGTCGGCCCGTACCTGTTCCCGCACCTGATTCCGCAACTGCACCGGGTCGCCCCGCAGATGCCGTTGTACATCGAAGAAAACTTCACCCATGTGCTGCGCGACAAACTGCGCAACGGCGAACTGGACGCGATCATCATCGCCCTGCCGTTCAACGAAGCCGATGTCCTGACCCTGCCGCTCTACGATGAGCCGTTCTACGTGTTGATGCCGGCCCAGCATCCGTGGACCCAGAAAAAATCCATCGACGCCGCCCTGCTCAACGACAAGAGCCTGCTACTGCTCGGCGAAGGCCACTGCTTCCGCGATCAGGTGCTCGAAGCCTGTCCGACCCTGACCAAAGGCAGCGAAGGCGCCAAGCACACCACGGTGGAATCCAGCTCCCTGGAAACCATTCGCCACATGGTCGCCTCGGGCCTGGGCATTTCGATTTTGCCGCTGTCGGCAGTGGACAGTCATCATTACGCCCCTGGCGTGATTGAGGTTCGCCCACTGACGCCGCCCGTGCCGTTCCGCACCGTTGCCATCGCCTGGCGCGCCAGCTTCCCGCGACCCAAGGCCATCGAGATCCTCGCTGACTCGATCCGCCTGTGTTCCGTGGCCAAGCCGCCCACTGCCAAGTAA
- a CDS encoding helicase codes for MKFRFLLWMLGLLMGRASRTNPAFQQQLGDKELVFQLQTLDGKVARHFTVKDQRITSQSGTYPEPAFAIAFQDAAYGFATMQAKNKQLAFMTGIQDKSIQIKGNPALVIWFQGLMRYLKPKKAKA; via the coding sequence ATGAAATTTCGCTTTCTGCTGTGGATGCTGGGGTTGTTGATGGGCAGGGCCAGTCGGACCAATCCGGCGTTCCAGCAGCAGTTGGGCGACAAGGAGCTGGTGTTTCAACTGCAAACCCTGGACGGCAAGGTCGCCCGGCATTTCACGGTGAAAGACCAGCGCATCACCAGCCAGTCCGGCACCTACCCGGAACCTGCGTTCGCCATCGCCTTCCAGGACGCGGCCTATGGCTTCGCGACGATGCAGGCCAAGAACAAGCAGTTGGCGTTCATGACCGGGATTCAGGACAAGTCGATCCAGATCAAGGGCAATCCGGCGCTGGTGATCTGGTTTCAGGGGTTGATGCGGTATTTGAAGCCGAAGAAGGCCAAAGCCTAG
- a CDS encoding DUF6124 family protein: MFKATPNPPQSGHKSRVEALEEKKLEDAATRALDYYLKPQPSSPPEPDKHQLFIVSPHIDTETLLANASEDLLSISTIAADLADDVDDSRRCVALAISRMADGVQLLVERALDHLDTKEMAAPGSKG, from the coding sequence ATGTTCAAAGCAACACCAAATCCGCCGCAAAGCGGCCACAAATCCCGCGTCGAAGCCCTCGAAGAAAAGAAGCTTGAAGACGCCGCCACCCGCGCTCTCGATTACTACCTCAAACCCCAACCTTCCTCACCGCCCGAACCCGACAAACACCAGCTTTTCATCGTCTCCCCTCACATCGACACCGAAACCCTGCTCGCCAACGCCTCCGAAGACCTGCTATCCATCAGCACCATCGCCGCCGACCTGGCCGATGATGTCGATGACTCACGCCGCTGCGTAGCCCTGGCGATCAGCCGCATGGCTGATGGGGTTCAGTTGTTGGTTGAGCGGGCGTTGGATCATCTGGATACAAAAGAGATGGCGGCGCCTGGGAGCAAGGGGTAG
- a CDS encoding energy transducer TonB family protein — protein sequence MITTRQKLTRYSGSLAVVLGVHALAIALALNWTSNPPIELPPQAMMVELAPVPAPPPPAPPKVVTPPQPPEPVEELPLPKIAEVEKPEISVPKPVKPKPKPPKPKPKPVEKKPEPPKEEPSEQKPSDTQPTKAPTEKSAQPAPGPSPAQMAAKASWQGTLLAHLGKYKKYPASAQSRGKEGLNRLRFVVDAEGNVLSFELVSKSGNAALDRATLEMIRRAQPLPKPPADMLVNGSIEIVAPFVYSIDKRRR from the coding sequence ATGATCACGACGCGCCAAAAGCTGACGCGTTACAGCGGTAGCCTGGCCGTGGTGCTGGGCGTGCATGCGCTCGCCATTGCCCTGGCGCTGAACTGGACGTCAAACCCGCCCATTGAATTGCCGCCCCAGGCGATGATGGTCGAGCTGGCGCCGGTTCCGGCTCCACCACCGCCCGCACCGCCTAAAGTCGTCACGCCACCGCAGCCTCCGGAGCCGGTCGAAGAACTGCCGTTGCCTAAAATCGCCGAAGTCGAGAAACCGGAAATTTCGGTGCCCAAACCGGTCAAGCCCAAGCCTAAACCGCCCAAGCCCAAGCCCAAACCCGTGGAGAAAAAACCGGAACCGCCCAAGGAAGAACCGTCAGAGCAAAAGCCCAGCGATACTCAGCCGACCAAGGCACCGACCGAGAAATCCGCACAGCCGGCGCCTGGCCCTTCCCCCGCGCAAATGGCGGCCAAGGCCAGCTGGCAAGGCACATTGCTTGCGCACTTGGGCAAGTACAAGAAATACCCTGCCAGCGCCCAGTCGCGCGGCAAGGAAGGCTTGAACCGTTTACGGTTCGTGGTGGACGCCGAAGGCAACGTATTGTCCTTCGAGCTGGTGAGCAAGTCCGGCAACGCCGCCCTGGACCGGGCGACCCTGGAAATGATTCGCCGCGCCCAACCGCTGCCCAAGCCACCGGCCGACATGCTGGTTAACGGCTCCATCGAAATCGTCGCGCCGTTCGTTTACTCCATCGACAAGCGTCGGCGTTAA